A genomic segment from Flavobacterium inviolabile encodes:
- a CDS encoding TolC family protein translates to MKSTTLLFLGLSMVAIQAKAQTKKWTLEECVNHAMEKNISIKQSVLDQQVAHISRKDAYGSFLPTINGQASHSWNVGLNQNITTGLLENQTVQFTSAGLNVGIDIYKGLQHQNQLRKANLSIIASQYQLQKMQEDVSLNIVNAYLQILFNKENLKVQKEQLAYDTKQMERTQELVDAGVVPKGDLLDVKATVMADNQKLIASENALLISRLSLAQLLQLDGFREFDIVDNETPVKNSSVMMEEPEKIVEKARETRANIKIAEANVSIAEKDLSIARGKYHPTLQGFYSFSTRAAYADRVVGYQQDPNNPTIATQYFTENGLSVLQNNYRPILGSPAPVLDQFSDNKGQNFGFSLNVPILNGLSVRNNVERSKVALERSKINLEQQELDLERTVYTAYTDTKGSLKSYEAALSTLEARQESFNYAKERYEVGLMNVFDFTQAQTLFVNAQSEVLRTKYDYIFRTKILEFYFGMPITQN, encoded by the coding sequence ATGAAGAGTACAACATTGCTGTTTTTGGGCTTGTCGATGGTGGCAATTCAAGCGAAAGCACAAACTAAAAAATGGACTTTAGAAGAGTGCGTTAACCACGCAATGGAGAAGAATATTTCTATCAAACAATCCGTTTTAGATCAACAGGTAGCACATATATCAAGAAAAGATGCTTATGGTAGTTTCCTGCCGACAATTAACGGTCAGGCTTCCCACTCATGGAACGTTGGTTTGAACCAGAATATTACAACAGGACTTTTGGAAAACCAAACCGTTCAGTTTACTTCTGCAGGGCTTAACGTAGGAATCGATATTTATAAAGGGTTACAACACCAGAACCAACTCCGAAAAGCCAATCTATCCATAATTGCGTCACAGTATCAATTGCAGAAAATGCAGGAAGACGTGTCGTTAAACATTGTCAATGCCTATTTGCAGATCCTGTTCAATAAAGAAAATCTGAAAGTTCAGAAAGAGCAACTGGCGTACGATACCAAGCAGATGGAAAGAACACAGGAGCTTGTTGATGCCGGAGTGGTGCCAAAAGGTGATCTTCTGGATGTCAAAGCAACGGTAATGGCAGACAATCAGAAATTGATTGCCAGTGAGAACGCGTTGTTGATCTCCCGCTTAAGTCTGGCGCAATTGCTGCAATTAGACGGTTTCAGGGAATTTGATATCGTGGATAACGAAACACCGGTGAAAAACAGCAGTGTGATGATGGAAGAACCGGAAAAGATTGTTGAAAAAGCAAGGGAAACCAGAGCGAATATTAAAATAGCGGAAGCAAACGTATCGATTGCCGAAAAAGATCTGTCTATCGCAAGAGGAAAATACCATCCTACCTTGCAGGGATTCTATAGTTTCAGTACCCGTGCGGCTTATGCAGACAGAGTAGTGGGCTATCAGCAGGATCCTAACAACCCGACCATAGCAACACAATATTTTACCGAAAACGGATTAAGCGTTTTACAGAATAATTACCGCCCGATTTTAGGGAGCCCGGCTCCGGTGTTGGATCAGTTTAGCGATAACAAAGGACAAAATTTCGGTTTCTCTTTAAATGTTCCTATCCTGAACGGTTTGTCGGTTCGAAATAATGTAGAGCGTTCAAAAGTTGCTTTGGAACGTTCCAAAATCAACCTGGAACAACAGGAACTGGATTTGGAAAGAACGGTTTATACGGCTTATACCGATACAAAAGGATCGTTAAAATCCTATGAAGCGGCGCTTTCAACCTTAGAAGCAAGACAGGAATCATTCAATTATGCAAAAGAACGTTATGAAGTTGGCTTAATGAATGTTTTCGATTTTACACAAGCGCAAACCTTATTTGTAAATGCACAGTCGGAAGTATTGAGAACAAAATATGATTATATCTTCAGAACGAAAATATTAGAATTCTATTTTGGAATGCCGATCACTCAAAATTAA
- a CDS encoding efflux RND transporter periplasmic adaptor subunit, producing MKKSTKFLLIGGVVAVVALLLILSKKGVIGNKDKGTEVEVAQANQMTIIETVSATGKIQPEVEVKISSEVSGEIIALSVKEGQTVKKGDLLVKINPDLYESGLNRTVASLSTSKAGLSQAEAQVKEAKANYERNKKLFTKGVISKSEWDKIVSAYEVAQASKQSAYYSVQSASATVTEARDNLNRTTIYAPVDGTISRLDVELGERVLGTQQMAGTELLRVANLNNMEVEVDVNENDIVKVNIGDSAKIEVDAYLKKEFKGIVTSISNSASSTLTADQVTNFKVKVRILKESYEDLIAGKPANFSPFRPGMTATVDIETKRKENVLAVPISAVVMKTDTISGKKDVLEELEKEEKEKVKGSTDKKFECVFVKIGDKAELRKIKSGIQDDTNIEIVSGLKKGDVIIVGPYTTVTKDLNPGDRVTVKKDEIPDKKKDKKV from the coding sequence ATGAAAAAGAGTACAAAATTTCTTTTAATAGGAGGTGTCGTAGCTGTTGTTGCCTTGTTGTTAATACTAAGTAAAAAAGGTGTCATCGGGAATAAAGACAAAGGAACTGAGGTAGAAGTAGCTCAGGCAAATCAGATGACCATTATTGAAACTGTTTCGGCAACCGGAAAAATACAACCGGAAGTAGAAGTGAAAATTTCATCCGAAGTATCGGGAGAGATTATTGCGCTGTCGGTTAAAGAAGGGCAGACAGTAAAAAAAGGCGACCTGCTGGTTAAGATCAATCCGGATTTATACGAATCGGGATTAAACAGAACGGTAGCGTCACTGTCTACATCAAAAGCCGGATTAAGCCAGGCGGAAGCACAGGTTAAGGAAGCGAAAGCCAACTATGAAAGAAATAAAAAATTATTTACCAAAGGCGTAATTTCCAAATCGGAATGGGATAAAATTGTTTCGGCCTATGAAGTGGCACAAGCGTCCAAGCAATCGGCTTATTACAGCGTTCAAAGTGCTTCGGCTACGGTAACAGAAGCAAGAGATAACCTCAACAGAACCACAATTTATGCACCGGTTGACGGAACGATCTCAAGACTGGATGTCGAATTGGGAGAACGTGTTCTGGGAACGCAGCAAATGGCAGGAACAGAGCTTTTAAGAGTGGCCAACCTGAATAATATGGAAGTTGAAGTGGATGTGAACGAAAACGATATTGTTAAAGTTAATATCGGGGATTCGGCAAAAATTGAAGTGGATGCCTACCTGAAAAAAGAATTTAAAGGTATTGTTACCAGTATTTCCAACTCGGCAAGTTCTACACTAACAGCCGATCAGGTAACGAACTTTAAAGTTAAAGTGAGAATATTAAAAGAATCGTATGAAGATCTGATTGCGGGCAAACCGGCAAATTTCTCACCTTTCCGTCCGGGTATGACTGCAACGGTTGATATTGAAACCAAGCGAAAAGAAAATGTTCTGGCAGTTCCGATTAGTGCTGTTGTAATGAAAACGGATACTATTTCCGGTAAAAAAGACGTACTGGAAGAACTGGAAAAAGAAGAGAAAGAAAAAGTAAAAGGATCAACAGATAAGAAATTCGAATGTGTTTTCGTAAAAATAGGCGACAAAGCCGAATTGCGTAAAATCAAGTCCGGCATTCAGGATGATACCAATATTGAAATTGTAAGCGGACTGAAAAAAGGCGATGTTATCATTGTAGGACCCTATACAACGGTTACCAAAGATCTGAATCCGGGTGATAGAGTGACTGTTAAAAAGGACGAGATTCCGGATAAGAAAAAAGATAAAAAAGTTTAG
- the tsaB gene encoding tRNA (adenosine(37)-N6)-threonylcarbamoyltransferase complex dimerization subunit type 1 TsaB produces MTYILNIETATKNCSITIAKNGETLVSMEIAEEGYSHAEKLHVFIQDALAEAGLGFQDLNAVAVSQGPGSYTGLRIGVSAAKGLCYSLGIPLIAVDTLETLARQLRIENGVIIPMIDARRMEVFTAVFDKSFACLRTTKAEIITETIYEDIRETIHLVGDGAAKCKELLNTPDFIYHDAVIYPSAKEMSKVSFEKYKKSDTVDVAYFEPFYLKDFVMTTKAVKP; encoded by the coding sequence ATGACTTATATTTTAAATATTGAAACTGCCACAAAAAATTGTTCGATCACAATTGCAAAAAACGGAGAAACACTTGTTTCTATGGAAATTGCAGAAGAAGGCTATTCGCACGCAGAAAAACTTCATGTTTTCATTCAGGATGCTTTGGCAGAAGCCGGGCTTGGCTTTCAGGATTTAAATGCGGTAGCGGTAAGTCAGGGGCCGGGTTCATATACCGGGCTGCGCATTGGTGTTTCGGCTGCAAAAGGACTGTGTTATTCTTTGGGCATTCCACTGATAGCGGTGGATACTTTAGAAACGCTGGCAAGACAGCTCCGGATCGAAAACGGTGTGATTATCCCGATGATTGATGCCCGCCGTATGGAAGTATTTACAGCTGTTTTTGATAAATCGTTTGCCTGCTTACGAACTACTAAAGCGGAGATCATTACCGAAACGATCTATGAGGACATTAGGGAAACCATACATCTGGTTGGTGACGGTGCTGCAAAATGCAAGGAACTCCTAAACACGCCAGATTTTATATATCACGATGCAGTTATTTATCCTTCTGCTAAAGAAATGAGCAAAGTGTCTTTTGAGAAGTATAAAAAAAGCGACACTGTTGATGTCGCTTATTTTGAGCCTTTTTATCTAAAGGATTTTGTGATGACTACCAAGGCTGTTAAGCCGTAA
- a CDS encoding mechanosensitive ion channel family protein → MEKMNNFFIHYLNVLLDYSPKVISAVIILVVGIWGIKFIRKIAETVMTKRELEPTLIKFLLDFLIWALRILLFVSVISKLGIETSSFVAILGAIGLAVGLSLQGSLSNFSGGVLIILFKPFKVGDTIEAQAENGKVLAIQIFSTKILTSQNQIIYIPNGILSNGKIKNFSQKPTRRTNLVVPTAYTSDIRAIKTQLEELINNHPDVLKTPAPEVVIETLGEKNVNFAIRAWTKNQDFGAVSSQLLEQSSKLVTVTA, encoded by the coding sequence ATGGAAAAAATGAATAACTTTTTCATTCACTATCTCAACGTACTCCTTGACTATTCCCCAAAAGTAATTTCCGCCGTCATCATTCTGGTTGTCGGTATCTGGGGAATTAAGTTTATCCGGAAAATTGCCGAAACGGTCATGACCAAAAGAGAGCTAGAGCCTACGCTGATCAAGTTCTTATTAGACTTTTTGATCTGGGCATTGCGCATACTGCTTTTTGTTTCGGTCATCTCAAAATTAGGAATCGAAACCTCTTCTTTTGTTGCTATTTTAGGAGCAATTGGTTTGGCTGTTGGTTTATCGCTACAGGGTTCCTTATCCAATTTTTCCGGTGGTGTCCTGATCATTCTTTTCAAGCCGTTTAAAGTGGGCGATACGATTGAAGCTCAGGCAGAAAATGGAAAAGTACTCGCAATACAGATTTTTTCGACTAAAATACTGACTTCCCAAAATCAGATCATCTATATTCCGAACGGTATTTTATCGAATGGAAAAATCAAGAACTTTTCGCAGAAACCAACCCGAAGAACCAATTTAGTGGTTCCAACGGCTTATACTTCAGACATACGGGCCATCAAAACACAACTGGAAGAATTGATCAACAATCATCCTGATGTATTAAAAACGCCTGCTCCGGAAGTAGTTATTGAAACGTTGGGTGAAAAAAATGTAAACTTTGCTATTCGTGCCTGGACAAAAAATCAGGATTTCGGAGCCGTTAGTTCCCAGCTTTTAGAACAAAGCAGCAAACTCGTTACCGTTACGGCTTAA
- a CDS encoding thioredoxin domain-containing protein: MNELQYESSPYLLQHANNPIHWKAWNDTSLSAAREANKLIIISIGYSACHWCHVMEHESFENSEVASVMNSGFVAIKVDREERPDVDAIYMKAVQLMTGQGGWPLNVVCLPDGRPVWGGTYFKKDNWMDILSQLDNLYRTNPDKVIEYAEKLHEGLSFLGLVNHANADSDAQNPQHIKPLVEKWSKSFDWDYGGYARAPKFMMPNNYLFLQRYGYQTASADLLDFVDLTLTKMAHGGLFDVLGGGFSRYSVDMRWHVPHFEKMLYDNGQLVSLYAEAYKRTKNPLYKEVLEKTLSFVERELCNPDFGFYAALDADSLNEIAVLEEGAYYVWTKEQLQTLLTADFDLFAALFNVNEFGFWEHDHYVLIQNRSVQEVAEQFNLSEAALLAKKKAWESLLFSEREKRPKPRLDDKSLTSWNAIMLKGYVDAYNALGDPHYIAIAKKNAAFITGKMWSEEGHLWHTYKNGKSTIVGFLEDYAFTIEAFIALYQATLEETYLLHAKQLTDYCLDHFYNEEQQFFLFKAKNTTALIAAHYEIEDNVIPASNSVMANNLYILSTLFHNEYYEKTALQMLNHLIPNIDYASAYSNWMNLWMNLSKDTKELAVCGPDALEALATVHSEYLPHVIIAGSRQPSAIPFLQNRFDEKKLLFYICENRNCKLPATAVETTLNELRIK; encoded by the coding sequence ATGAACGAACTACAATACGAATCCAGCCCCTATTTACTGCAACACGCCAACAACCCGATTCACTGGAAAGCTTGGAACGATACTTCCCTTTCGGCTGCCAGAGAAGCAAATAAGCTTATCATCATCAGTATTGGTTATTCCGCCTGTCACTGGTGTCATGTTATGGAACACGAAAGTTTCGAAAACAGTGAGGTTGCTTCCGTAATGAACTCCGGATTTGTTGCTATAAAAGTAGACCGTGAAGAGCGTCCCGATGTGGATGCTATTTATATGAAAGCGGTACAGCTTATGACCGGACAGGGCGGCTGGCCATTAAATGTGGTTTGCCTGCCGGACGGAAGACCCGTTTGGGGCGGCACCTATTTCAAGAAAGATAATTGGATGGACATTTTGAGCCAGCTCGATAATTTATACCGCACCAATCCGGATAAAGTAATTGAATATGCCGAAAAACTGCATGAAGGCCTCTCCTTTTTAGGTCTTGTAAACCATGCCAATGCCGATAGCGATGCTCAAAATCCGCAGCATATCAAACCACTGGTCGAAAAGTGGTCCAAAAGTTTCGACTGGGATTATGGCGGTTATGCCCGGGCACCTAAATTTATGATGCCCAACAATTACCTGTTTCTTCAGCGTTATGGCTACCAGACTGCTTCGGCAGACTTACTGGACTTTGTAGACCTGACCCTGACCAAAATGGCACATGGCGGGCTTTTTGACGTGTTAGGCGGTGGATTTTCCCGTTATTCGGTCGATATGCGCTGGCATGTTCCCCATTTCGAAAAAATGCTTTACGACAACGGTCAGCTGGTAAGCCTTTATGCCGAAGCCTACAAGCGAACCAAAAATCCTTTATATAAAGAAGTCCTTGAAAAAACACTTTCCTTTGTGGAAAGGGAATTGTGCAATCCTGATTTTGGCTTCTATGCTGCCCTGGATGCCGACAGCTTAAATGAAATTGCCGTTTTGGAAGAAGGCGCTTATTATGTCTGGACAAAAGAGCAGCTGCAAACTTTATTAACAGCAGATTTCGATCTTTTTGCAGCCCTTTTCAATGTTAATGAATTCGGTTTTTGGGAACACGATCATTATGTGCTGATCCAGAACCGGTCTGTTCAGGAAGTTGCGGAGCAGTTCAACCTGTCTGAAGCTGCCTTGCTGGCTAAAAAGAAAGCATGGGAATCGCTATTGTTCAGCGAAAGGGAGAAACGTCCCAAACCACGTCTGGACGACAAATCACTGACTTCGTGGAATGCCATTATGCTAAAAGGATATGTGGATGCTTACAATGCTTTGGGCGATCCGCACTATATTGCCATTGCCAAAAAAAACGCCGCCTTTATTACCGGCAAAATGTGGTCGGAAGAAGGCCATTTGTGGCACACCTACAAAAACGGCAAAAGTACCATCGTGGGATTTCTCGAAGATTACGCCTTTACAATAGAAGCTTTTATTGCTTTATACCAGGCTACCCTTGAAGAAACTTATTTGCTGCATGCAAAACAATTAACCGATTATTGTTTGGATCATTTCTACAATGAAGAACAGCAATTCTTTTTATTCAAAGCAAAAAACACCACGGCGTTAATTGCTGCTCATTATGAAATTGAAGACAATGTAATTCCTGCCTCCAATTCGGTTATGGCTAATAATCTTTACATCCTCAGCACGCTGTTTCATAACGAATATTATGAAAAAACTGCCCTGCAGATGCTCAACCACCTTATCCCGAATATTGATTATGCTTCGGCCTATTCGAACTGGATGAACCTGTGGATGAACCTATCAAAAGACACTAAAGAACTGGCCGTTTGCGGACCTGATGCTCTGGAAGCTTTAGCAACTGTTCACTCCGAATACCTGCCGCATGTTATTATTGCCGGTTCCAGACAACCGTCGGCAATACCTTTTCTTCAGAATCGGTTTGACGAAAAAAAATTACTGTTTTATATTTGTGAAAACAGGAATTGTAAACTGCCTGCCACCGCTGTTGAAACAACTTTAAACGAATTAAGAATTAAATAA
- a CDS encoding dodecin family protein, translating into MGVLKVIELLSSSEVSWEDATRKAVAEASKTLKHIRSVYVQEHSAVVNDDQVTEFRVNLKLTFEIK; encoded by the coding sequence ATGGGAGTATTAAAAGTTATCGAACTGCTCTCCAGTTCAGAAGTAAGTTGGGAAGACGCTACAAGAAAAGCCGTAGCAGAAGCTTCCAAAACATTGAAACACATACGCTCCGTTTACGTTCAGGAACACAGCGCAGTGGTTAACGACGATCAGGTCACCGAATTCAGAGTAAATTTAAAACTCACTTTTGAAATAAAATAG
- a CDS encoding NifU family protein, with protein sequence MLKVTIRDTQNPAIVKFEFPDFITKSESFEFKNIDETAASPLAKQLFYLPFVKTVYISGNFIAIEKYSIVEWHEVKELLAEQIETFVDKGGKIINIDENKNKKIPVTVYAETTPNPSVLKFVASKLLTKTSVEFKNIDETAASPLAKELFKLPFVKEVFLDENYISITKYEINEWQEITQEVRTFIKNYIEEGKTIIDESQIVKTANHEKQQEEYFNNLDVTSQQIINILDEYVKPAVASDGGNIIFESYDETDKRVKVILQGACSGCPSSTFTLKNGIENMLKEMLHDHDIKVEAVNG encoded by the coding sequence ATGTTAAAAGTAACAATACGAGATACGCAAAACCCGGCCATTGTAAAATTTGAATTTCCGGATTTCATCACAAAGAGCGAAAGTTTTGAATTTAAGAATATTGACGAAACGGCAGCATCCCCTTTGGCCAAACAATTATTCTATCTTCCTTTTGTAAAAACGGTATATATCTCAGGAAATTTTATCGCAATTGAAAAATATTCTATTGTGGAATGGCATGAGGTAAAAGAATTGCTTGCCGAACAGATCGAAACCTTTGTTGACAAAGGCGGCAAGATCATCAACATTGATGAAAATAAAAACAAAAAAATTCCGGTAACCGTTTATGCGGAAACCACTCCAAACCCGTCGGTTTTAAAATTTGTTGCCAGCAAATTACTGACCAAAACAAGTGTGGAGTTTAAAAATATTGACGAAACGGCGGCTTCTCCCCTTGCCAAAGAATTGTTCAAACTTCCTTTTGTAAAAGAGGTATTCCTTGATGAGAATTATATCTCCATCACTAAATATGAAATTAACGAATGGCAGGAAATCACTCAGGAAGTACGTACCTTCATTAAGAATTACATTGAAGAAGGCAAAACAATCATCGACGAAAGTCAGATCGTTAAAACAGCTAATCACGAGAAACAGCAAGAAGAGTATTTCAACAACCTGGATGTAACTTCGCAGCAGATTATCAACATTCTTGACGAATATGTAAAACCGGCTGTAGCCTCCGATGGCGGAAATATTATTTTCGAATCCTATGACGAAACAGACAAACGTGTAAAAGTAATTTTACAGGGTGCCTGCAGCGGATGCCCGTCTTCGACCTTTACGTTGAAAAACGGTATCGAGAACATGCTTAAAGAAATGTTACACGATCACGATATCAAAGTTGAAGCGGTAAACGGTTAA